The nucleotide sequence TTAATCTATGTTTCCAAAGAACAAAAGTATGCGGTTCTCTATGTAAATCAATCAGAATATGAAGAAAAAGAGAAACGTCTTCAAGAATTTCCGTTTATTTCGAAGGTTAGCCCTTCACAAAAACCGTTCATTCGCACGGATTATGAGAATGCAAAATTAGATAAAGCGAAAGAATATGATTATAAAATGGGGATCTAAGCATTTCAGCACCGGCTGAAATGCTTTTTCTATATATTTCGAGACTAATATGGGGGTCGTATCCTTTAAAAAAAGGATTGTTTGGGGTTGAAAAATAATTTTGAGATTCTGTACATGAAGAGGTACAATAAAGGTATAACGAACGTACGTTTTCATTTAGGGGGAGAGCCA is from Radiobacillus kanasensis and encodes:
- a CDS encoding YlbG family protein, which translates into the protein MRTQRQGIVVWFQHMKNIKQIKKFGHLIYVSKEQKYAVLYVNQSEYEEKEKRLQEFPFISKVSPSQKPFIRTDYENAKLDKAKEYDYKMGI